In a genomic window of Salminus brasiliensis chromosome 12, fSalBra1.hap2, whole genome shotgun sequence:
- the LOC140573778 gene encoding immunoglobulin lambda-1 light chain-like, with the protein MLPALCTLFTALSCVSGVTVVTQKPPVLTQTKGEKTTMHCNLGTLTNYDARWYKQVPGGAPQYVLSNYQSWSSTKYGSGFSSPKFTSTCSSKSDCNLIINYMDVGDSAVYYCHVWDGTVSEHVTVVFGQGTKLIVTDSAVPPPVLTIFPPSSEELKSNKATLVCVVSDLSTGFADVHWLVGGNPVSSGVTTGSAEQQPNKKFRLSSYLSIERSEWDKDKDITCEVSAASKATSKKMKKSECTD; encoded by the exons ATGCTGCCAGCACTCTGCACTCTCTTCACTGCTCTCTCAT GTGTCAGTGGTGTGACTGTGGTGACACAGAAGCCCCCTGTTCTCACACAGACTAAAGGAGAGAAGACCACTATGCACTGTAATCTGGGGACTCTTACAAACTATGATGCTCGATGGTACAAACAGGTCCCAGGAGGGGCTCCACAGTATGTGTTAAGCAATTACCAAAGCTGGAGTTCTACCAAATATGGATCTGGCTTCTCTTCTCCTAAATTCACATCAACATGTTCATCTAAATCTGATTGTAACTTGATCATTAATTACATGGACGTAGGTGACTCTGCAGTGTATTACTGTCACGTATGGGATGGCACTGTTAGTGAGCATGT CACTGTGGTATTCGGCCAAGGAACAAAGCTGATCGTCACTG ACTCTGCTGTTCCTCCTCCTGTTCTGACCATCTTCCCTCCGTCCAGTGAAGAGCTGAAGTCTAACAAAGCCACTCtagtgtgtgtggtcagtgacCTGTCCACTGGTTTTGCTGATGTTCATTGGCTGGTGGGCGGAAACCCggtcagcagtggagtgaccaCTGGCTCTGCAGAGCAGCAGCCCAATAAGAAATTCCGACTGAGCAGCTATTTGAGCAttgagagatcagagtgggatAAAGATAAAGACATAACATGTGAAGTGTCTGCTGCCTCAAAAGCTACCAGTAAAAAGATGAAGAAGTCTGAATGCACGGACTGA